A single Anatilimnocola floriformis DNA region contains:
- a CDS encoding NINE protein — MPVEAVCPSCEGKFRLPDAAAGKKIRCPKCKGPLKVPPLTADPPAPVVAARPAPPAPSAPPAVVTTPPPAPAENLRSTWRTASQEPAPPSFEAPPLPKESPRKEPPKESPKPQPSSKDWLPPTPVAKKPSPPPVPVPPPAPITKPKLPELPPVAPPPAPAVDMWFLKGEDEETFGPVDRATLDAWHDEGRMTADSQLLLEGTEQWQWASEIYPDLEEPAPEPPAPAAPIVSRAAESSIHTEPPAATASSVVRRSKSKIKTVAPADDEDEEEAEEQLSPHSKPIAVLLGLTLGMFGIHRFYLGYVGLGLAMFFTFGGLLCWSITDSLRILFGHVTDSEGLKLRD; from the coding sequence ATGCCCGTAGAAGCCGTTTGCCCCAGTTGCGAAGGAAAGTTTCGCCTGCCCGATGCCGCGGCGGGAAAGAAAATCCGTTGCCCCAAGTGCAAAGGCCCCCTCAAGGTGCCGCCACTCACGGCCGATCCGCCAGCCCCGGTGGTTGCCGCTCGTCCAGCGCCGCCGGCTCCATCGGCGCCACCCGCAGTGGTAACAACTCCGCCGCCGGCACCTGCAGAAAATCTGCGCTCGACCTGGCGAACTGCATCGCAAGAGCCCGCGCCGCCATCGTTCGAGGCGCCGCCACTGCCGAAAGAATCGCCGCGCAAAGAACCGCCGAAAGAAAGTCCCAAGCCGCAGCCGTCCAGCAAGGACTGGTTGCCGCCGACGCCGGTGGCGAAGAAACCTTCACCCCCACCTGTTCCGGTTCCGCCGCCAGCGCCCATCACGAAACCGAAACTGCCCGAGCTCCCGCCGGTCGCTCCGCCTCCCGCGCCTGCGGTGGACATGTGGTTTCTCAAAGGGGAGGACGAGGAAACGTTCGGCCCCGTCGATCGCGCCACGCTCGACGCTTGGCATGACGAAGGGCGAATGACGGCCGACTCGCAACTGCTGCTCGAAGGAACCGAGCAATGGCAGTGGGCCAGCGAAATCTATCCTGATCTCGAAGAGCCGGCCCCCGAGCCACCCGCGCCCGCTGCGCCAATCGTGAGTCGAGCCGCTGAATCATCGATTCACACCGAGCCGCCCGCCGCAACTGCGAGTTCGGTGGTGCGCCGTTCAAAGTCGAAGATCAAAACCGTCGCGCCTGCGGATGACGAGGACGAAGAAGAAGCCGAAGAGCAACTCAGCCCCCATAGCAAACCGATCGCGGTCCTCCTCGGCCTGACTCTCGGCATGTTCGGCATTCACCGCTTTTATCTCGGCTATGTCGGCCTCGGCCTCGCCATGTTCTTCACCTTCGGCGGCCTCCTCTGCTGGAGTATCACCGATTCGCTGCGGATCCTCTTTGGTCACGTCACCGACAGCGAAGGCCTGAAGTTGCGCGACTAA
- a CDS encoding tetratricopeptide repeat protein: protein MKISTTVTLLALIALTMLPGCASLPQANPMRRAKPAETKQTYAGRKQDALKAFEKQRDAAQVQAAINHWQRGDSQKSVAMLTAIIDRSPSDVNARLRLAEVLTSQEDFLAAEKQLRECLVHAPESAEIHHVLGMLISEFPGREHEAQQHLRRAAELDPQNELYVANAK from the coding sequence ATGAAAATCTCCACCACCGTCACCCTGCTCGCGCTGATCGCTCTGACGATGCTTCCCGGTTGCGCTTCGCTGCCGCAGGCCAACCCCATGCGTCGCGCGAAGCCCGCCGAGACCAAGCAAACCTACGCGGGACGCAAGCAAGACGCGCTGAAGGCCTTCGAAAAGCAACGCGACGCCGCGCAAGTGCAGGCGGCTATCAATCATTGGCAGCGCGGCGATTCGCAAAAGAGCGTGGCCATGCTCACCGCGATCATCGACCGCTCGCCCAGCGATGTGAACGCTCGGCTGCGTCTCGCCGAGGTGCTCACTTCGCAAGAAGACTTTCTCGCCGCCGAAAAACAACTGCGCGAATGCCTCGTTCACGCGCCCGAGTCGGCCGAAATCCATCATGTCCTCGGCATGCTCATCAGTGAGTTCCCTGGCCGCGAACACGAAGCTCAGCAGCACCTGCGTCGCGCCGCCGAACTCGATCCGCAGAACGAACTCTACGTGGCCAACGCCAAGTAG
- a CDS encoding type II secretion system protein GspD: protein MPNALRILILGACAAVGLGVAIALALTQPAPKAVPDTPENPAAAVIAVAPAPVIPQPPPAPAFEQVPTHAPEIAAYRRAVTGQIEDLQDSIALLDRNAQKNHRFLSNILAKVEQQEEQRLNPPPQPIAYQPPQPQPPQAQAPAAPPPEPLPSPPAQITGNGTKLSMNAKDEDIRLVLQMLSEQGGLNIIASKSVTGTVTASLSGVSLETMLAAILKSTGFIARREGEIVYIGTPADFEAMDQTEDRVMTRVYRPNYVKAADLQALFTSLLTPAIGKVTVSAPAEVDIPADHVKTGGNNLASTDVVIVRDFEAVLKQLDQIFIDVDCKPTQVSIEAMILSVKLSDKYKMGVNFAALKGNDNVALISGSPLATLAAIDVTQGGLKFGYLDQNLSLFVNALETIGDTNVIASPRLMCLNKQRAEIQIGEQLGYVSTTVTENASTQTVNFLDVGTLLRIRPFISHDGLIRMEVHPELSTGSVTVQQGLTLPNKALTQVTTNVMCNDGCTVVIGGLIREDLATTTNQIPLLGSLPYVGTAFRQKNEDISRTEIIVLITPKIIADPMMSQEGQKLGNEFTQRQSIYFDKMSPIARRNYGNHWLRKARAAYNAQDYDVALRQVNLAVHFDPLSREAINLRNEVVAAGGFQDESIHDYLKFGLRPWERRYRDYSRQGSPWQNPEGFGDPEMQAVPDPGQPGRSSTIERLPPGVMIADPLEQATRLP, encoded by the coding sequence ATGCCGAACGCATTACGAATCTTGATTCTCGGGGCCTGTGCCGCTGTTGGACTGGGCGTGGCCATTGCGCTCGCGCTCACACAGCCCGCGCCGAAGGCGGTGCCCGACACGCCGGAGAATCCCGCAGCAGCTGTCATTGCCGTTGCACCTGCGCCGGTCATTCCGCAGCCGCCCCCAGCGCCAGCGTTTGAGCAAGTGCCAACTCATGCGCCGGAAATTGCCGCGTATCGCCGCGCAGTCACCGGTCAAATCGAAGACCTGCAAGACAGCATCGCGCTGCTCGATCGGAACGCGCAAAAGAATCATCGCTTCCTCAGCAACATCCTAGCCAAGGTGGAACAGCAAGAAGAGCAGCGCCTTAATCCACCGCCGCAACCGATCGCTTATCAACCACCGCAGCCGCAGCCACCACAAGCACAAGCTCCCGCGGCTCCACCACCCGAACCGCTGCCGTCGCCACCGGCCCAGATCACCGGCAACGGCACCAAGCTCTCGATGAACGCCAAGGATGAAGACATTCGTCTGGTGCTGCAGATGCTGAGCGAACAGGGCGGCTTGAACATCATCGCCAGCAAGAGCGTCACCGGCACGGTCACCGCATCGCTGAGCGGCGTGAGTCTGGAAACAATGCTCGCAGCGATTCTCAAGTCGACGGGCTTTATCGCTCGTCGCGAAGGGGAAATCGTCTACATCGGCACGCCGGCCGATTTCGAAGCCATGGACCAAACCGAAGACCGCGTGATGACGCGCGTCTATCGCCCGAACTACGTCAAAGCCGCCGATCTGCAAGCCTTGTTCACTTCGCTGCTCACGCCGGCGATCGGCAAGGTCACGGTTTCTGCGCCGGCCGAAGTCGACATTCCTGCCGATCACGTCAAAACCGGCGGCAACAATCTGGCGTCCACCGACGTCGTGATCGTTCGCGACTTCGAAGCCGTTCTCAAGCAACTCGATCAGATCTTTATTGATGTCGATTGCAAGCCGACGCAAGTTTCGATCGAGGCGATGATCCTCAGCGTCAAGCTTTCGGACAAGTACAAAATGGGCGTGAACTTCGCCGCCCTCAAGGGGAACGACAACGTCGCCCTGATCAGCGGCAGCCCACTCGCCACGCTCGCAGCCATCGACGTCACGCAAGGTGGCCTGAAGTTCGGCTATCTCGATCAAAACCTCTCGCTGTTCGTCAACGCCCTCGAAACGATCGGCGATACCAACGTCATCGCTTCGCCACGGCTGATGTGCCTCAACAAGCAACGAGCCGAAATTCAAATCGGCGAACAACTCGGTTACGTCAGCACCACGGTCACCGAAAACGCCTCGACGCAAACCGTCAACTTCCTCGACGTCGGCACGCTCCTCCGCATCAGGCCGTTCATCAGTCACGACGGCCTGATCCGCATGGAGGTTCACCCGGAACTCTCGACCGGCAGTGTGACCGTGCAACAAGGCCTGACGTTGCCCAACAAAGCGCTGACGCAGGTCACCACCAACGTGATGTGCAACGATGGCTGCACGGTGGTCATTGGCGGTCTGATTCGTGAAGACCTGGCGACCACAACCAACCAGATTCCGCTGCTCGGCAGCTTGCCATACGTCGGCACCGCCTTCCGTCAGAAGAATGAAGACATCAGCCGGACCGAAATCATCGTCCTCATCACGCCGAAGATCATTGCCGATCCGATGATGAGCCAGGAAGGTCAGAAGCTCGGCAACGAATTTACGCAGCGGCAAAGCATCTACTTCGACAAGATGAGCCCGATCGCCCGCCGCAACTACGGCAACCATTGGCTGCGAAAAGCCCGCGCCGCCTACAATGCCCAGGACTACGACGTAGCACTGCGGCAGGTCAATCTCGCCGTGCATTTCGATCCGCTCAGCCGCGAAGCCATCAACCTCCGCAACGAAGTGGTCGCCGCCGGCGGCTTCCAGGACGAGAGCATTCACGACTACCTCAAGTTCGGCCTGCGTCCGTGGGAACGTCGCTATCGCGATTACTCGCGGCAAGGCTCGCCGTGGCAGAACCCCGAAGGCTTTGGCGATCCCGAAATGCAAGCCGTGCCTGATCCGGGCCAACCGGGACGGTCGAGCACCATCGAGCGTCTGCCACCTGGCGTGATGATTGCCGATCCGCTCGAACAAGCCACACGCCTGCCGTAA